A window of Mercenaria mercenaria strain notata chromosome 16, MADL_Memer_1, whole genome shotgun sequence contains these coding sequences:
- the LOC123539989 gene encoding neprilysin-like: MGSKNPNTSTSGWRFSDVQVPDLFTSGIESGRPSTVAQVRVIKKTSALVSTALFILVVATLGLAVALTVIIVKHNNEDGGASEPDICHTVGCTKAAARVLNSLDPTADPCKDFYQFACGGFLKSHVIPEDRSNIDMWSIVRDNVQYTCKYLLEDPKTDPGAVAVQKAKDLYYSCVNTGLIEQKGISVAIPLLNELGGWPILGNKPGGNWNENDFDLAKIITTLRKYNNKVIIDMGVGLDDKNSSYHIISFDQQDFGMPNRNYYLNSDDPRFAKMVEAYIVMARDIAIEFGADPETADNETREFVKLETEIAKITLTQAEQRNSTASYNKMTLEEMKTTFHEPKSTDPIQFKWLEFAKGVFGLDGVEIDIDETELVLVRSMKYYNNILPLLQNYPKRTIANYLVWRIMQNRARNLPQRFLDILGEYDKVVYGVQSRSANWKRCMGYTILQLGGPVGRLYVEEAFDQGAEQTALDMIHGLRDAFVEILLEEPWMDDKTRQAAREKAEAMGEWIGYASGILNDTVLNNIYDDVKVNRTEYFQNVLGNLQRWGTGDISGLRTIYDKNGWSDPPTTVNAQYSFVLNNIQFPAGIFQPPFYKKDQPRSMNYGGIGVVIGHEITHGFDDQGRQYDKEGNLKDWWGDDIVNNFKAETHCIVDQYGKFTVAGHHVDGKNTLGENIADNGGLKQSYRAYRHWVDSHGEEPLLPGVNYTHNQLFFISFAQVWCDKETEESFISGINTDPHSPAKFRVWGTLQNSKDFADTFQCKAGSFMNPVNKCSVWKK, from the exons AATAAAGAAGACAAGCGCTTTAGTGTCCACTGCTTTGTTCATCCTTGTCGTGGCGACGCTTGGCTTGGCGGTTGCCCTCACTGTTATCATTGTCAAACACAACAACGAAGATGGCGGTGCATCTGAACCAG ATATCTGTCACACTGTTGGCTGCACAAAAGCAG CTGCGCGTGTCCTTAATTCCTTGGATCCCACGGCAGATCCTTGTAAAGACTTCTATCAGTTTGCTTGTGGAGGTTTCTTGAAGAGTCACGTGATACCAGAGGACAGGTCAAACATTGACATGTGGAGTATTGTAAGGGATAACGTCCAGTATACCTGCAAAT ATTTACTAGAAGACCCAAAAACTGATCCTGGAGCAGTTGCTGTTCAAAAAGCTAAAGACCTGTACTATTCCTGTGTCAATACAg GGCTCATTGAACAGAAAGGAATATCAGTGGCAATTCCGCTTCTGAATGAATTAGGTGGTTGGCCGATCCTTGGAAATAAGCCTGGCGGTAACTGGAATGAAAATGACTTTGACCTTGCAAAGATTATAACAACACTAAGGAAATACAATAACAAGGTTATCATTGACATGGGCGTAGGTTTGGACGATAAAAACTCAAGTTATCATATCATATCA ttcgaCCAACAAGATTTCGGTATGCCAAACAGGAATTATTACCTGAATTCTGACGATCCAAGATTTGCAAAAATGGTAGAAGCGTACATTGTCATGGCAAGAGATATAGCAATAGAATTTGGTGCTGATCCTGAAACTGCCGATAACGAGACACGAGAGTTTGTGAAGCTTGAAACAGAAATCGCTAAG ATCACGCTGACACAAGCAGAACAAAGAAACAGCACAGCATCATACAATAAAATGACACTGGAAGAAATGAAGACAACGTTTCATGAGCCTAAAAGCACTGATCCTATCCAG TTTAAGTGGTTGGAGTTTGCAAAGGGCGTGTTCGGACTGGATGGCGTGGAAATAGATATTGATGAAACTGAACTAGTTCTTGTACGGTCGATGAAATACTACAACAATATTTTGCCATTGTTGCAAAATTATCCAAAACG AACAATAGCTAATTACCTTGTATGGAGGATAATGCAAAACCGAGCACGGAATCTACCCCAAAGGTTTCTAGACATTCTTGGCGAATACGACAAG gTTGTTTATGGTGTTCAAAGTAGATCAGCAAACTGGAAGAGATGCATGGGTTATACGATACTACAGTTAGGTGGCCCAGTTGGAAGATTGTATGTGGAGGAAGCATTTGATCAAGGCGCAGAACAAACg GCCCTTGATATGATTCATGGACTTCGAGATGCTTTTGTCGAAATACTTCTAGAAGAACCATGGATGGATGATAAGACACGACAGGCAGCTCGTGAAAAG GCTGAAGCGATGGGAGAATGGATTGGTTACGCTAGTGGTATACTAAATGACACTGTACTCAATAATATATACGATGAT GTTAAAGTGAATCGAACAGAATACTTCCAGAACGTTCTCGGTAATCTGCAACGTTGGGGCACTGGTGATATTTCGGGTCTCAGGACGATCTACGATAAAAACGG TTGGTCGGATCCTCCGACAACGGTGAATGCTCAGTACAGCTTTGTTCTCAATAATATAC aATTTCCTGCTGGAATATTCCAACCTCCTTTCTATAAAAAAGACCAGCCAAG GTCGATGAATTACGGCGGTATTGGTGTTGTGATAGGTCATGAAATAACTCACGGTTTTGACGATCAAg ggaGACAGTATGATAAAGAAGGCAATTTGAAAGACTGGTGGGGTGATGATATTGTTAATAACTTTAAAGCAGAAACACATTGCATTGTTGACCAGTACGGAAAATTTACTGTAGCCGGCCATCAC GTCGATGGTAAAAACACCCTTGGAGAAAACATAGCTGATAATGGTGGGCTTAAACAGAGTTACAGG GCCTATAGACATTGGGTTGATTCACATGGGGAGGAACCCCTGCTACCAGGTGTAAATTATACACATAATCAACTTTTCTTTATAAGTTTTGCTCAG GTATGGTGTGACAAGGAAACGGAAGAATCCTTTATAAGTGGTATTAACACAGATCCACATAGTCCAGCAAAATTCAG GGTCTGGGGCACACTTCAAAACTCGAAGGATTTTGCGGACACGTTTCAATGCAAAGCTGGCTCGTTCATGAATCCTGTGAATAAATGTTCAGTATGGAAAAAATAA